A window of the Hordeum vulgare subsp. vulgare chromosome 5H, MorexV3_pseudomolecules_assembly, whole genome shotgun sequence genome harbors these coding sequences:
- the LOC123396450 gene encoding glycosyltransferase BC10-like produces MAYASPYVLSFLLLLSIPAVYFLAPRLLLPKTLPAIPDADETEDLALFRRAVLLSAAPGAPVAAAFGRRPQARPKVAFLFLTNSDLVFAPLWEKFFAGHHGLLNVYVHADPAANLTLPPTPSFRGRIIRGKATARASATLISAARRLLATALLDDPANHFFALLSQSCVPLLPFPALYRTLVTDNNAAGAGRHRRHRSFIEILDSEPTLHARYYARGDNVMLPEVPFDRFRVGSQFFVLARRHAVMVVRDRRLWNKFKAPCLVKEKDSCYPEEHYFPTLLDMQDPDGCTKYTLTRVNWTDAVDGHPHTYQPEEVSGDLIRELRKSNGTYSHMFARKFAAGTLAPLMEIADSVILRD; encoded by the coding sequence ATGGCGTACGCGTCGCCGTACGTGCTGTCGTTCCTGCTGCTGCTCTCCATCCCGGCGGTCTACTTCCTCGCGCCGCGCCTGCTGCTGCCCAAGACGCTCCCGGCCATCCCGGACGCGGACGAGACGGAGGACCTGGCGCTCTTCCGCCGCGCCGTGCTCCTCTCGGCCGCGCCGGGCGCGCCCGTCGCCGCCGCCTTCGGCCGCCGCCCGCAGGCGCGGCCCAAGgtggccttcctcttcctcaccaaCTCCGACCTCGTCTTCGCGCCGCTCTGGGAGAAGTTCTTCGCGGGGCACCACGGCCTGCTCAACGTCTACGTCCACGCCGACCCCGCCGCCAACCTCACGCTGCCGCCGACCCCGTCCTTCCGCGGCCGCATCATCCGCGGCAAGGCCACGGCGCGCGCCTCCGCCACGCTCATCTCCGcggcgcgccgcctcctcgccaccGCGCTGCTCGACGACCCGGCCAACCACTTCTTCGCGCTGCTCTCCCAGTCCTGCGTCCCGCTCCTCCCGTTCCCCGCCCTCTACCGCACCCTCGTCACCGACAACAATGCCGCCGGCGccggccgccaccgccgccaccgcaGCTTCATCGAGATCCTCGACAGCGAGCCCACCCTGCACGCCCGCTACTACGCGCGCGGCGACAACGTGATGCTCCCGGAGGTGCCCTTCGACCGCTTCCGCGTCGGCTCGCAGTTCTTCGTGCTCGCCAGGCGGCACGCCGTCATGGTGGTCAGGGACAGGAGGCTCTGGAACAAGTTCAAGGCGCCATGCCTCGTCAAGGAGAAGGACTCGTGCTACCCGGAGGAGCACTACTTCCCGACGCTGCTCGACATGCAGGACCCCGACGGCTGCACCAAGTACACCCTCACCAGGGTCAACTGGACCGACGCCGTCGACGGCCACCCGCACACCTACCAGCCGGAGGAGGTCTCCGGGGACCTCATCAGGGAGCTCAGGAAGTCCAACGGCACCTACTCCCACATGTTCGCGCGCAAGTTCGCGGCGGGGACCCTTGCGCCGCTCATGGAGATCGCCGACTCCGTCATCCTGCGTGACTAG